The following proteins are encoded in a genomic region of Xanthomonas cassavae CFBP 4642:
- a CDS encoding WecB/TagA/CpsF family glycosyltransferase yields MDLVSPAQILLRAQHAAEGGAPIRVEGLNVAKLIDARAQAPLRQALEQAEVVHIDGAGISLGLHWFGADVPARRAGIDLMQDMCSQAASSGAGVYLLGARPAVVAAAAERLRTAWPGLHIAGVRDGYFSDAEEPSVIAAIRQSGVRYLFIGISSPKKELFLEKHWQTLGVPVAMGVGGSFDVLSGMLPRAPRLMQRFGMEWLFRLALEPRRLAWRYLRTNGAYLLLLVRARLSRRYRAQALTTWRT; encoded by the coding sequence TTGGACCTCGTTTCCCCCGCGCAGATTCTGCTGCGTGCACAGCATGCCGCCGAAGGCGGCGCGCCGATCCGGGTGGAGGGCTTGAACGTGGCCAAGCTGATCGATGCGCGCGCACAGGCGCCGCTGCGCCAGGCGCTGGAGCAGGCCGAAGTGGTGCACATCGATGGCGCAGGCATCAGCCTGGGCCTGCACTGGTTCGGGGCGGACGTGCCGGCGCGCAGGGCCGGTATCGATCTGATGCAGGACATGTGCAGTCAGGCTGCCAGCAGCGGCGCCGGCGTCTATCTGCTCGGCGCCCGTCCGGCGGTAGTGGCCGCCGCCGCCGAGCGCCTGCGCACGGCGTGGCCCGGGCTGCATATTGCCGGCGTGCGCGATGGCTATTTCAGCGATGCAGAAGAACCATCGGTCATCGCGGCGATCCGTCAGTCCGGTGTGCGCTACCTCTTCATCGGCATCAGCTCGCCAAAGAAGGAGCTGTTCCTGGAAAAACACTGGCAGACCTTGGGTGTCCCGGTGGCCATGGGGGTGGGCGGCTCGTTCGACGTGCTGTCGGGGATGTTGCCGCGGGCACCGCGACTGATGCAGCGGTTTGGCATGGAGTGGCTGTTTCGGCTCGCGCTGGAACCACGCCGCCTGGCCTGGCGCTATCTGCGCACCAATGGAGCGTATCTGTTGCTGTTGGTGCGCGCGCGTCTCAGCAGACGCTACCGGGCGCAGGCGCTCACGACCTGGCGCACATGA
- a CDS encoding O-antigen ligase family protein → MTAGAAAKRPAQAGLVTICLGIYLLFCLQQVVLTGRYFGVGLSLGSMAIRGAALGLGAWALWRHGVPACLRWPLLSILLCMAALAASVLASDHPALAFKYAVRYATALLWLWALLNLAVASPRWPRAATLAALIAVWINLALGMAVRLQWPPALEWSLAFHAQDSFKYLPRVSGMYDHPALLAATSVIVALLTIQLYQRNEVGRKQLAAAVLAAVAALALSEARNPLLPVAALILWWAWSRRGGPRPVRRTAWIASLGLLAVAGFVLRQRYAEMTGAMHETTLTALSLGRTYLWSGAIKAWRSHPWFGLGAGVFQFLVPDYTGGRFDRGELHAHNGLLAVLSETGLCGLLACLCLLWTLWVPLLRTPAERGWALIWLLFLAGLNVFDFYLLFYPFSLHAALALALLYARHCVLSDAPQSRTC, encoded by the coding sequence ATGACAGCGGGCGCGGCTGCTAAGCGGCCAGCGCAGGCCGGGCTGGTGACCATCTGCCTGGGCATCTATCTGCTGTTCTGTCTGCAGCAAGTCGTGCTGACCGGACGCTACTTCGGGGTCGGTCTGTCGTTGGGATCGATGGCTATCCGCGGCGCCGCGCTCGGCCTGGGCGCATGGGCGCTGTGGCGGCATGGCGTTCCCGCATGCCTGCGCTGGCCATTGCTGTCGATTCTGCTGTGCATGGCCGCGCTGGCCGCATCGGTCCTGGCGTCCGATCATCCGGCATTGGCATTCAAGTATGCCGTGCGTTACGCCACCGCCTTGCTGTGGCTATGGGCATTGCTCAATCTGGCGGTGGCTTCGCCACGTTGGCCACGCGCCGCAACACTGGCCGCGTTGATCGCGGTGTGGATCAATCTCGCGCTGGGCATGGCCGTGCGGCTGCAGTGGCCGCCGGCACTGGAGTGGTCGCTGGCCTTCCATGCGCAGGACAGCTTCAAGTACCTGCCGCGGGTATCAGGCATGTACGACCATCCGGCACTGCTGGCGGCAACCTCCGTCATCGTCGCGTTGCTGACGATCCAGCTGTACCAGCGCAACGAGGTCGGTCGCAAGCAGCTGGCTGCGGCAGTACTGGCTGCCGTCGCGGCGCTGGCATTGAGTGAGGCGCGCAACCCGTTGTTGCCGGTGGCCGCGTTGATCCTCTGGTGGGCATGGTCGCGGCGCGGCGGGCCACGTCCTGTCCGCCGCACGGCCTGGATCGCCTCGCTCGGCCTGCTGGCCGTTGCCGGCTTCGTCCTGCGCCAACGCTACGCGGAGATGACCGGCGCGATGCACGAAACCACGCTGACCGCGCTCTCGCTGGGACGCACCTATCTATGGTCCGGTGCGATCAAGGCATGGCGCAGCCATCCATGGTTCGGGCTCGGTGCGGGCGTCTTTCAGTTTCTGGTTCCCGATTACACCGGTGGCCGCTTCGATCGCGGCGAACTGCATGCGCACAACGGTCTGCTGGCGGTGTTGTCGGAAACCGGCCTGTGCGGATTACTGGCCTGTCTGTGCCTGCTGTGGACGCTCTGGGTCCCGCTACTACGCACTCCTGCCGAACGCGGCTGGGCGCTGATCTGGTTGTTGTTCCTGGCTGGCTTGAACGTGTTCGACTTCTATCTGTTGTTCTATCCTTTTTCCCTGCATGCGGCATTGGCCCTCGCCCTGCTGTACGCCCGCCACTGCGTGCTCAGCGACGCACCGCAATCCAGGACTTGTTGA
- a CDS encoding methyltransferase domain-containing protein, producing MALTAQADYNNPNSLSARLRARRLRLFLEMVRACHKRQGHCRVIDVGGTLAYWAHVPDAFFAEYACEVTVVNLDDSAQPTARPFLRSQQGDGCALAFADNAFDIAHSNSVIEHVGDAARMHAFADEIRRVATQYYVQTPNYWFPIEPHYLAPGVQFLPRAWQAELLYRVPLGRIDRPQTRAQARCFVDDIRLLRKRDMARLFPDATLIAERWYGLNKSWIAVRR from the coding sequence ATGGCACTGACTGCGCAAGCCGATTACAACAACCCCAATTCGCTCAGTGCGCGTCTGCGTGCACGGCGCTTGCGCTTGTTCCTGGAGATGGTACGCGCCTGCCATAAGCGCCAAGGTCATTGCCGGGTGATCGACGTCGGCGGCACGCTCGCCTACTGGGCGCACGTGCCGGACGCCTTCTTCGCCGAATATGCCTGCGAAGTGACGGTGGTCAATCTCGACGACTCCGCGCAGCCCACCGCACGACCGTTTCTGCGTTCGCAGCAGGGCGACGGCTGTGCGTTGGCCTTTGCCGACAATGCGTTCGACATCGCCCACTCCAATTCGGTGATCGAGCACGTGGGCGATGCCGCGCGCATGCACGCATTCGCAGACGAAATCCGTCGCGTGGCCACGCAGTACTACGTGCAGACGCCCAATTACTGGTTTCCGATTGAGCCACATTATCTGGCGCCCGGCGTCCAATTCCTGCCACGCGCCTGGCAGGCAGAGTTGTTGTACCGGGTTCCCCTGGGCCGCATCGATCGTCCGCAGACGCGGGCGCAGGCGCGTTGTTTCGTGGACGATATTCGCCTGCTGCGTAAGCGCGACATGGCGCGTCTATTCCCGGACGCTACGCTGATCGCCGAGCGCTGGTACGGCCTCAACAAGTCCTGGATTGCGGTGCGTCGCTGA
- the wecB gene encoding non-hydrolyzing UDP-N-acetylglucosamine 2-epimerase translates to MHITYVLGTRPEIIKLASLIAASLRDGLHFSIVHTNQHYDEAMDRVFFDELGLPPADYNLGVGSAPHGVQIGRMLCGIEPVLAKLQPDVVVVQGDTNSALAGAMAANKLEIAVAHVEAGLRSRDRSMPEEVNRVLIDHLSDYLFCPTALQAQILHDEGLTGARIRITGNTVADATLAHAQTALRRSTILQRLGLPEGGYHLLTCHRRSNTEDPVHFAALMQAVTSISEAEGLPLVFPMHPRLDALGSAAAQRHRTLRAIGPVGYLDMLALQQGAALIMTDSGGIQEEACILQRKCLVLRTNTERPETLQIGGAELPHSLDEVALRSAADRLLGRSVTWRNPFGDGHAFRCILDTLLARDERAYVPRQRLQHA, encoded by the coding sequence ATGCACATCACCTATGTTCTCGGCACCCGCCCGGAAATCATCAAACTGGCATCGCTGATCGCGGCCAGTTTGCGCGATGGGCTGCATTTTTCGATCGTCCATACCAACCAGCACTACGACGAAGCGATGGACCGGGTGTTCTTCGACGAGCTGGGTCTGCCTCCGGCCGACTACAATCTCGGCGTAGGCTCCGCGCCGCATGGCGTGCAGATCGGACGGATGTTATGCGGAATCGAACCGGTGCTGGCGAAGCTGCAGCCGGATGTCGTGGTGGTGCAGGGCGACACCAATAGCGCCTTGGCAGGCGCCATGGCTGCCAACAAACTGGAGATTGCCGTTGCCCATGTCGAGGCCGGTCTGCGCAGTCGCGATCGCAGCATGCCCGAGGAAGTCAATCGCGTTCTGATCGACCACTTGTCCGATTACCTGTTCTGCCCAACCGCGCTGCAGGCGCAGATCCTGCACGACGAAGGCCTGACCGGTGCACGCATCCGCATCACCGGTAACACCGTCGCCGATGCGACGCTGGCGCACGCCCAGACCGCACTGCGACGGTCGACGATCCTGCAACGCCTGGGGCTACCTGAAGGCGGCTATCACCTGCTCACCTGCCACCGCCGGTCCAATACCGAAGACCCCGTGCATTTTGCTGCCCTGATGCAGGCAGTTACCTCGATCTCCGAGGCCGAAGGCCTGCCATTGGTGTTTCCGATGCACCCGCGCCTGGATGCGCTGGGAAGCGCTGCGGCCCAGCGGCATCGGACGTTGCGCGCGATTGGGCCGGTCGGTTATCTGGATATGCTGGCACTCCAGCAGGGTGCGGCCCTGATCATGACCGATAGCGGCGGGATCCAGGAGGAGGCGTGCATCCTGCAGCGCAAATGTCTGGTGCTGCGCACCAATACCGAGCGGCCGGAGACCTTGCAGATCGGTGGGGCAGAGCTCCCCCATAGCCTGGACGAGGTTGCGCTGCGCTCTGCCGCCGATCGTCTGCTGGGACGCTCGGTGACATGGCGCAACCCGTTCGGTGATGGGCATGCGTTTCGCTGCATTCTCGATACGCTGCTGGCGCGGGACGAACGGGCCTACGTCCCGCGTCAACGCCTGCAGCACGCCTGA
- a CDS encoding undecaprenyl-phosphate glucose phosphotransferase, translated as MRQAMKGTLAWLYRHNIGRRRIALLGPPERTAELATRIQQQPCTGIELLQVPSDLALGSMAGLSCWLEARHVRDVWVTWPMREEARLRQSIAQLDACCVDARWIPDLSAVYPGQSCLEDVTGLPMMSLSVRPLTGMSRMLKEATDRVLATAVVLTSAPLMLALAAGVRLSGPGPVLFRQMRHGWDGRPFQLWKFRSMQVHDAASAAPQTCRGDPRVTRFGAFLRRTSLDELPQFLNVLQGHMAIVGPRPHAVAHNAQYQQLVPNYLQRQRVKPGITGWAQVNGLRGETDTVEKMRQRVQHDLSYIQHWSLWLDLSIIAQTCVIVLFDRDAY; from the coding sequence GTGCGACAAGCCATGAAGGGGACGCTTGCCTGGTTGTATCGCCACAACATCGGGCGGCGGCGTATCGCCCTGCTCGGTCCGCCCGAGCGCACCGCCGAGCTGGCGACGAGGATCCAGCAGCAGCCGTGCACCGGGATTGAATTGCTCCAGGTACCGTCTGACCTTGCGCTCGGCAGCATGGCTGGATTGTCGTGCTGGCTGGAAGCCCGGCATGTCCGAGACGTGTGGGTCACCTGGCCGATGCGCGAAGAGGCGCGGCTTCGTCAGAGCATCGCCCAACTGGATGCGTGCTGCGTGGACGCACGCTGGATTCCGGATCTGTCCGCGGTTTATCCGGGTCAGTCGTGCCTGGAAGACGTGACCGGCCTGCCGATGATGTCACTGTCGGTACGTCCGCTGACGGGTATGTCGCGCATGCTGAAGGAGGCGACCGACCGCGTGTTGGCCACGGCGGTCGTGCTGACCAGCGCCCCGCTCATGCTGGCCCTGGCCGCGGGCGTCAGGCTTTCCGGCCCCGGACCGGTGCTGTTCCGGCAGATGCGGCATGGATGGGACGGGCGCCCGTTCCAATTATGGAAGTTTCGCAGCATGCAGGTGCACGATGCGGCAAGCGCAGCGCCGCAGACCTGCCGGGGAGACCCTCGGGTCACCCGCTTCGGAGCGTTTCTGCGGCGCACCAGCCTCGACGAATTGCCGCAGTTCCTCAATGTCCTGCAAGGACACATGGCCATCGTCGGACCGCGACCGCATGCGGTTGCTCACAACGCGCAATATCAGCAATTGGTGCCGAACTATCTGCAGCGTCAGCGGGTCAAGCCGGGCATCACCGGTTGGGCCCAGGTCAACGGCCTACGCGGCGAGACCGACACCGTGGAAAAAATGCGCCAACGCGTCCAACACGATCTTTCCTACATCCAGCATTGGTCGCTCTGGCTGGATCTGAGCATCATCGCGCAGACCTGCGTGATCGTGCTGTTTGACCGCGACGCCTATTGA
- a CDS encoding glycosyltransferase, which translates to MSPASSPLRVLHVYKTSLPETMGGTEQVIRTLAMQSHRYAVHSEVATLCADDRLAGISAQGPYTLHRFQRDFEVASMPVSMRLLRHFARLARRFDLIHYHYPWPFMDLLHLAGAARTPSVLTYHSDIVRQRHLLRLYRPLQRRFLDRVDHIVATSPNYRATSPVLAGYQPKLSVIPIGLDQSSHHTPDTERAQRWRTRLGPRFFLFVGVLRYYKGLQYLLQAVRETQIPVAIVGDGPEGARLRQQARQLGLTDVHFLGVLDEADKHALLSLCEGLVFPSHLRSEAFGITLLEAAMHAKPMISCEIGTGTSFVNVAGQTGLVVAPADPVALRDAMRYLWNHPQVASALGREALSRYRQHFTGAAMVHSYAALYRQVHASAG; encoded by the coding sequence TTGAGCCCCGCATCCTCTCCGCTGCGGGTGCTGCACGTCTACAAGACCAGCTTGCCCGAGACGATGGGCGGAACCGAACAGGTCATACGCACGCTCGCCATGCAATCGCACCGGTATGCCGTGCACAGCGAAGTGGCGACTCTCTGTGCCGATGACCGTCTGGCGGGGATCAGCGCGCAGGGGCCCTACACGTTGCATCGCTTTCAACGCGACTTCGAAGTGGCCTCGATGCCGGTGTCGATGCGCTTGCTGCGGCACTTCGCGCGCCTGGCCCGGCGCTTCGACCTGATCCACTACCATTATCCTTGGCCGTTCATGGATCTGCTGCACCTGGCGGGCGCAGCCCGAACGCCCTCGGTGCTGACGTATCACTCCGACATCGTGCGGCAACGACACCTGCTGCGCCTGTATCGGCCGCTGCAACGACGATTTCTCGACCGCGTTGACCATATCGTTGCGACGTCGCCGAATTACCGCGCCACCAGCCCGGTCCTGGCCGGTTATCAGCCCAAGCTGAGCGTGATACCGATCGGACTGGACCAATCCAGCCACCACACTCCGGACACCGAACGCGCGCAGCGCTGGCGCACGCGGCTGGGCCCGCGGTTTTTTCTGTTCGTCGGCGTCCTGCGTTATTACAAGGGTCTGCAATACCTGCTGCAGGCCGTTCGCGAGACGCAGATCCCGGTGGCCATCGTTGGAGACGGGCCGGAAGGCGCACGTTTGCGCCAGCAGGCGCGGCAACTCGGCTTGACCGATGTCCACTTTCTGGGCGTGCTTGACGAGGCCGACAAGCATGCCTTGCTGTCGCTTTGCGAAGGGCTGGTGTTTCCCTCGCATCTGCGTTCGGAAGCGTTCGGAATTACCTTGCTGGAGGCGGCGATGCATGCCAAACCGATGATTTCCTGTGAAATCGGCACAGGAACCAGTTTTGTGAATGTCGCTGGGCAGACCGGCCTGGTGGTGGCGCCGGCCGATCCGGTGGCCTTACGCGATGCAATGCGTTATCTATGGAACCATCCGCAGGTGGCCAGCGCGTTGGGGCGGGAGGCGTTGAGCCGCTATCGGCAGCACTTTACCGGTGCGGCGATGGTGCACTCCTATGCTGCGCTCTATCGGCAGGTGCACGCTTCCGCCGGTTAG
- a CDS encoding glycosyltransferase family 4 protein, giving the protein MRIILATESIRHPLTGVGRYTQELAVHLARLPQIESLQYLHGRRLVQQRPDPGSASTVTPWMRDRFSRIEVATDAYRRLNNLAKARALRGQKALFHGCNYYVPAYAGPSIATFHDISVYRWPQCHRADRVRYMRKELALAVRRAQLIVTVSEFSRQEIAAHFRLPLERVRAIPLAADAAFRPHAPAELAAPLQALGLETDAYCLCVSTIEPRKNIDILLTAYAALPAALRVRYPLVIAGHSGWSSESLHARMQRAEQAGWLRYLGYVPQDSLPALVAGARLFVFPSLYEGFGLPVLEAMASGTPVLCSSASALPEVAADAAALFDPADSTALAQLLARGIDDAVWRQAASRAGLQRAAQFSWQRCAAATADVYRHVLAA; this is encoded by the coding sequence GTGCGCATCATCCTGGCTACCGAATCGATTCGTCACCCGCTCACCGGCGTAGGACGTTATACGCAGGAGCTTGCCGTGCATCTGGCGCGCTTGCCGCAGATCGAGTCGTTGCAGTACCTGCACGGGCGACGCTTGGTGCAGCAACGCCCCGACCCAGGATCGGCATCCACGGTGACACCGTGGATGCGCGATCGTTTCTCGCGCATCGAGGTTGCCACGGATGCCTACCGACGTCTCAATAACCTGGCCAAGGCGCGTGCCCTGCGCGGGCAGAAGGCGTTGTTTCATGGGTGCAACTACTACGTCCCTGCGTATGCAGGTCCGAGCATCGCGACGTTCCACGACATTTCGGTCTATCGCTGGCCGCAGTGTCACCGTGCCGACCGGGTGCGCTACATGCGCAAGGAGCTGGCGCTGGCGGTGCGACGCGCACAGCTGATCGTGACGGTGTCCGAGTTCTCGCGGCAGGAGATCGCCGCACATTTCCGGTTGCCGCTCGAGCGTGTTCGCGCGATTCCATTGGCGGCAGATGCGGCATTCCGCCCGCATGCCCCGGCCGAGCTGGCTGCGCCGCTGCAAGCACTGGGCCTGGAGACCGATGCGTACTGCTTATGCGTGAGTACCATCGAACCGCGGAAGAACATCGACATCCTGCTGACAGCATATGCTGCCTTGCCCGCCGCATTGCGCGTTCGCTACCCGTTGGTGATCGCTGGCCACAGCGGCTGGTCGAGCGAGTCTCTGCATGCGCGCATGCAACGTGCCGAACAGGCCGGTTGGCTGCGCTATCTCGGTTATGTCCCACAAGACAGCTTGCCGGCGCTGGTGGCCGGTGCGCGCCTGTTCGTGTTTCCCTCGCTCTACGAAGGCTTCGGTCTTCCGGTACTGGAGGCAATGGCCAGCGGCACGCCGGTCCTTTGTTCGTCCGCGTCGGCATTACCGGAAGTGGCTGCCGATGCCGCGGCACTGTTCGATCCTGCAGACAGCACTGCCTTGGCCCAATTGCTGGCGAGAGGTATCGACGATGCGGTCTGGCGCCAGGCCGCGAGTCGGGCCGGGCTGCAGCGCGCCGCCCAGTTCAGCTGGCAGCGTTGCGCTGCAGCGACGGCCGACGTCTACCGACACGTGTTGGCCGCTTGA